The genomic region AATTAAATCAAAATTTTGAGATTTTAAAATGTTATGGTGATTTATATGAGGAAAGTTATGTTCAAAAAGCAATAATAGAATATTCAAAGGCCAGAAGATTATTGTCTGAAAAAAATATGATGAAGCTTATAATAATTTTTTAAAAGGTTTTTCATATGCTAAAAAATTTAATCACCCTTCAATGATGTGTGCAGGTTTAAATTCTGCAACGTGGTGGATAAGGAATGAAGATAAGAAAAAAGCTTTAATTATTGCTAATTTACTGGAATATTATATTGGTTATTATTTCGATGATTTTAATTATATATCTAATTGGATTGATACTATTATAAGTGTAAAAGAATTAAACAATGATATAAGAGTTTTTGGCCTTTTAGAAATTATACATAACGCTTTAATATTATTTCCGGATTTAAAAATACTTATTGAAAATATGCAATGCCCAGATTTTAAAATAGAAGAATATACACTAAATAAAAAATTGAATTATTTTATTTATAAAAAAAGTAAAAAAAGATTGAAAGGTAAAACATTAAATGTTGTGGAATTAAAAAGATTTATTCAAAAATATGGTTTAACATATAAGAAAACATATCCATATGAAATAAAAAATGAATTATATAAAATACATATAAATAAAACTTTTAAAGAAAACATAATCAAATTTAAAAAGAAAAATAAAATAAAAATACAAGAATTATTTTTTGCAACATATTCATCATTAATAGAAAAACCATATTTTACAAAAAGTTGCATTTTAAAATTGGTTTTTGAAGGAGATAAAGATAAAATCATTAAATATTTCTCAAGTTATTATGAGAAAATGTATTTTTTTAACTTAATGCTATCTGAATTTGAGGTTAAAGAATTTGAAAAAAGGATAATGAATCCTGATGATTTTGAAAAGATAAAACCTGATGTATCTCCATTTTTCATATCAAGAAAAAAATTAATATTTAATCTTTTAAAAAATGCGAAAAATTTTAAAGAATTTATTCTTAAATATTTCGAACTCAACGAGGAAGAAATAAGAACTTTTGATGTGTTTTTAAGAAATTGTGTTCGTTATGATATAATATGGCCTATTATTCCAAAAGTTGATGGTAATTTAAAATCTTTCGCTTTAAAATATAATATTACTCAAAAACGCGTTGCTTTAGGATATTATTCTTTTGAAGACAATGAAAGACTTTTTCTTGATTCTATTATTGAGAAGTTTTTATAATGAAATTAGTGGATACTATATAAATAAATATTTAAGAACTGTAAAAGTTAAAATAGAATAGACCATAAAAATTTTGTGTAAATAGAAAAAATAAAAACCCTCTTCTTTGTATAGTAGAATACCAAGAAGGGGGTTTTCGATCTATTATTGGTATGTTATTTCTGAAATTATCAGGTTTTATATATTTTGTTTTATTTACTATACATAATTATCATTTTTTAAAACCCATGAATTCCTTGTTTTCTGGATTTGTTTCTAATAATTTAAATGAAATTATTCCTGTTATCAAATAAGTAAAGGTAAAATTGATAATATTATATATTCCGAATATATAAACCAAGTATTTATTGGTATAAAAAAAATTCCTCTAAATGTCCTATTTTCATATTGCAATTTTTAATAATGTGCTTTTTCCACTTCCGTTTTTACCTATAATTACTGTAAAATCACCCTTATTAATGGAAAAGTTTATATCCTTCAAAACTTCTAAATTTTTAAAATTTTTCTTTAAATTCTTTCCTTCTATTATCTTCATATTATCACCTGATTTTTATATTTATAATATAGTTCTAAAATTTCTTCATACTTCAACTTTTAATTTTTTAAATCATATTATATAAAATTATTTAAACTATCTTTTGATTAAGTTACACATTTTTCATTTTCGCAAAGTTTTTGTAGATTTTACTGTATAATTTTTGATTTTTGATTAATTCATTATGTTTTCCTTTTTCAATTATTTTCCCCTTATCTATAACAATAATCTCATCTGCCAATTCTTTTATAACATTTATTTTGTGCGATATTATTATTCCACTTTTATTTTCAATATATTTTTTCAATATTTTGAGATTTTTACCTTCAGATATTGCATCAAGACTTGTAAATGGTTCATCTATTATAAATGGTCCATTATGTTCTGGCAACAAAAATCTTGCCATACACACTCTATTCTTTTCTCCACCAGATATTTTTTTACCTCTTTGCCCTAACTTTCTATTTTCCAATTTTTCAAGTTCCAATTTTAATATTATATTTTCATATTTTTCTTTTATGTAGTAATTCCGTGAAAATAGTACTTCAGCTATAAATGATATATTAATTTTATTATTTTTAATTTTTTCTGTTATATCATATAGGATTTTCTCCTTTTCTGTATAACAGTCATTAATATTATATATTTCATATATCATTTCTATATATTTGTTGTTTAGTGTTTTAATATTCAATGGCTCTTTCATTTTTTTAATTTCTTCCATAAATTTGAATAATTGATTTTTGTAATTTTTCAATTTTTTCCTGTAGTCATTCTCAGATAATCCAATTTTTCCAAGAGTCACATTAAAATTTAAATCTTCATCAAATATTTCCATTTCCTGTGAATAATATTTTATACTGGAGTAAATAAAAGGTTTATGTATTTTTCTTACATCAATATTTCCTAATTCCACGTATCCTTTAAGAGGAGATATTTCTCCAAAAATCATTTTTAATATTGTACTTTTTCCTTCACCAGATAAACCCACAAGACCTATTTTTTTATTTACTTCCAGATTAAGGTTTTCTATTATCTCTGTATTGGAATATGAAAATGAACAATTGTTTATTTTTATTGTATTATTTTGAGGTAAATATAATTTGGGTTTTTTTAAAAGATTATCTTCTATTCTCTTATAAAACATTTCAAATTTATTTATATTCGAATATATTTCCTGAATTGAATCGATGGGTTTAAATACAATAGGAAAGTAGGATAATATTGCAATAAATGCTGATAATTCCAACTTCCCTTTCTGTATTTGAAACATTGCAAATATAAAAAATAACGTCAATACTATATTCTTTATGGCGGATATTGCTGAATTGCCAAATATAGATGCATATGATGCTTTTTTAAAGTAATTATCTCTTTTTTTAAATAGTTCATATATCTTATTTTCAAGTTTTAATATATTACCATATCCACTTATACTTCTTCTATTTTCAATGAACTCTAGCATTTTTGGATTTGTTTCAAATACCAATTCTCGTGCTTTTGTAAAGTTATTTATGTGTATTTTATTTGTTATCTTTATTATGGCAAATATTAATATATAGGAAACTATAACTAATGTCGGAAAAATCAATGTCCATTTTGCCGAGATTGTCAACGCAACTAAACTTACCATAACCCCTATAATCATGGAAAAATAATTCTTTTTTAACAACATTGATATTTGTTCAGAATTTCCAAAAAGGCCTGTCATATATGCCCCCGGTCCTCTTTGATCGATAATTTTATTATCCTGTCTCGTTATGGAAGTCAATAGTTCATATTGTATCCGTCCTTTTAAATTTCTAAATAGATTTTCCAATAATAATGATTCTATTACATATATTATAGAAATGGTTAATCCTGATATAAGAAAGACAAAAATTAATCCATTTTCAATATTATTATTAATAATCGCATCTATTATATTCTTTTGAAGTAATGGCAATATTATAGTGAGAATATTCACTATAATTGAAATTAACATTATAAAAAGCACACTTTTTTTAATTTTTTTCCCAAATCTTGAAGATACAAATTTAAAAACAATTTTTATTTTACCCATATTCAGCTCCTTCCATTAGGAAATACCTAAAATCTTTTTTAGATGTTTTTCTTTTAATTTTGGAATTAATCTTAGAGATAATTCTGTCATTTTTTGAGAATATATGCACCAATATATATTTTTATCATCAGAGGAACCTGTGAGTTTCAAATCGTTATAACTACATCCATGAGAACATGTATATCTATTCCAACATTTTTCACATTTTTTAAAACTAAAATTTAAATTAATTTTTTTTATTCCTGAATTTATATTTCCCATTTTATATTCTATTTCTGATGAATATCTATGACAGGGGTAAATATCACCTTTTATATCTATAGAATAGGTTGTTTCACCTAAACCACAACTAAATGCGTTTCTAATTTTAGGCATAAAAATTCTTCTAATATGGTCTGTAAACAATCCGAATGGGAAGTCATCATGAACTTTAATATATTCTACTATATATTCATAAAGATTTTCAAGTTGAGACAATAATTTAGGATAAGTATTTTTTATATTAGGATTTAAAATATCTGGTGGAACGTTAACTTCTCTAAATCCTAATTTAAGCAAATCATCATATATCTTTACTAAAGATATATCAAAATCAAAATAGGTACCTCTAGCGTGTACTTTTTTTACTTTACGTAATAAATAATCTAAATTTTTTACTATTAAATCATATGAATTTTTTTGATTTATTAAAGGACGTTGAAAATTTTGAATATTTCTTCCACCGTCAATACTTACAGCAACACCAAAATTATGCTCATAAAAAAAATCAATTTTTTCTCTACTTAGTAAAGTTCCATTTGTAACTATATGAAATTGATAAGATTTTTCTCCTAAATATTTTTTATTAGTATATTCTACAGTATTTATAATTTCCTTAAAGGCTAATAAAGGTTCTCCACCAAAAAAGATAATATATGCTTCAGCATCTTTAGGAATCATTTCCATAAACTTATCAATAGCTTTATAAGCAATTTCTGATGGCATTATTCCTTTTTCTTTTCCGTAATCTCCATGATTTGCAAAACAATATATACATTTTGCATTACATATATTGGCTATACATAAAAACAATCCATAACGTTTATTTCTAGTATTTAAATTTTGATATTCATCAATTTTAGTAATCCTATTTTTGTAAAAATTCAATATATTATTTTTTATTTTTTCATCGACAGAACTTTTCAAAGTTTCATATTCATTTCTATCTAAATAAAACAATTGTTTATAATTTGGTAAATATAAAAAAAAATCAAACTTATCTCTAAAAACATGATATTGAATCATTTATTTAGCTCCTTTCTTCTAAATAATACATATATATATTAAAGTATTAAAAATACTATCCACAAGGGATAGCATAATAGCTATCCCTATTTTTTCCCTACTTTTTAAGTTGTAAATTTTGGCCAGCTATCATCTGAACCACATCCAGCATATTCACAAGATAATATAATTTGTGAATCTTTTACCAAATGTTTTAAATAAGGATTAATTAAAGGTTGTTTAATTTCAATTTTCTGTTTCATTGAAGTATTCCTCCTTTCTAAATTAAAATTACTCAATAATCTTTAGCACTAAAAAAAATCAGCCGGCTGAAAAATTTTAATTTTAGTTTATAAACACATCGTATTACAAAAAATCATATGTTATAATGTTAATAAAACAATTGAGTCTAGAGATGTTTTTTATTCATAAATTTCAGTTTGAATTTGAGGATTTGATGAATTGGTTGATGAATAATCATAATCATCTTCAGCATATAGTATATTTGAGAATAGAAAAAGTATAATTAATATTGATACTATAATTTTTTTCATCCCCATCACCTCCCAATTATTATTTATTTTAGCAATTCTAACATGATTTTCAACTATTACTATAATGTTAACAAAGCTTTATTTATCAGGGTTTTGTTTTTACGATAAAATTACATTTATGTTATAAAGTTTTTTGTAACATTATTTGTGAATTGCATAATACATTTTAATAGTATATTTTATATACTAATTCTTTTTATTTCACAATCTAAAAAATAGCAAGAATTATGATTTTAAATTTTTGTAAATTATGTAACTATTTGGTTGGTGATAATATATGAAGATTAATAATATGTTTCTAAAAAAGATTATAGATATAGTCGAGTACGGAAGTTTTTCAAAACCAATTGTGAATTATATTGAAAGTAATATTAACGATATTTCATTAAAATATTATATTTCTTTATTAAAATCAAAATGGGAGATGGATTTTTCTTCTGCTATTTACTATGCAAATAACTCTATTTCAACAACAACAACAACAACAATACTAAAGGAACTTTCAAGATATGAACTTGTGTTGTTGTATTCAAGAATGAATAATTTTGATAAATCAAAAAAAGTTTTCAATACACTAAAAAATAATATAATCAATATTTCACCGTATGCAAGAAGAATAATTATACCTGGGTTAAAAGCCTTATCAGAGAAATTAAATCAAAATTTTGAGATTTTAAAATGTTATGGTGATTTATATGAGGAAAGTTATGTTCAAAAAGCAATAATAGAATATTCAAAGGCCAGAAGATTATTGTCTGAAAAAAATATGATGAAGCTTATAATAATTTTTTAAAAGGTTTTTCATATGCTAAAAAATTTAATCACCCTTCAATGATGTGTGCAGGTTTAAATTCTGCAACGTGGTGGATAAGGAATGAAGATAAGAAAAAAGCTTTAATTATTGCTAATTTACTGGAATATTATATTGGTTATTATTTCGATGATTTTAATTATATATCTAATTGGATTGATACTATTATAAGTGTAAAAGAATTAAACAATGATATAAGAGTTTTTGGCCTTTTAGAAATTATACATAACGCTTTAATATTATTTCCGGATTTAAAAATACTTATTGAAAATATGCAATGCCCAGATTTTAAAATAGAAGAATATACACTAAATAAAAAATTGAATTATTTTATTTATAAAAAAAGTAAAAAAAGATTGAAAGGTAAAACATTAAATGTTGTGGAATTAAAAAGATTTATTCAAAAATATGGTTTAACATATAAGAAAACATATCCATATGAAATAAAAAATGAATTATATAAAATACATATAAATAAAACTTTTAAAGAAAACATAATCAAATTTAAAAAGAAAAATAAAATAAAAATACAAGAATTATTTTTTGCAACATATTCATCATTAATAGAAAAACCATATTTTACAAAAAGTTGCATTTTAAAATTGGTTTTTGAAGGAGATAAAGATAAAATCATTAAATATTTCTCAAGTAATTATGAGAAAATGTATTTTTTTAACTTAATGCTATCTGAATTTAAGGTTAAAGAAATTGAGAAAAGGATAATGAATCCTGATGATTTTGAAAAGATAAAACCTAATGTATCTCCATTTTTTGTATCAAGAAAAAAACTCATCTTTAATCTTTTAAAAAATGCGAAAAATTTTAAAGAATTTATTCTTAAATATTTCGAACTCAACGAGGAAGAAATAAGAACTTTTGATGTGTTTTTAAGAAATTGTGTTCGTTATGATATAATATGGCCAATTACGCCTTATCCTAAAGGAAAGGTTCGTGATTTTGCAATTAAATATGGTCTTGGTCAAAAACGCGTTGCTTTAGGATATTATTCTTTTGAAGATGCTGAACGAAAACTTCTTGATTCTATTATTGAGAAGTTTTTAAGATTATAAACTTTATTAAGTTGCCTAAATTTTTTTGTGTAAATATTAATGGTCAAACTATTTTAGTAGATGGTGGATTGTCAAAATCTCCATTATAATAAAGTCCATAAAAGAGACCATAAAAAATTTTGTGTAAATAAAAATAAAACCCTTCTTATTTTACAATATCAAGAAGGGTTTTTTCTGTTTTTAACAGCGTATTTATAATTTAACTTCAATTTTTGTATTTCCATATGTTAATTATTGTTATTTTTAATAAAATATATCCTATAACAAACCAGAATATAGCATT from Marinitoga aeolica harbors:
- a CDS encoding radical SAM/SPASM domain-containing protein, whose protein sequence is MIQYHVFRDKFDFFLYLPNYKQLFYLDRNEYETLKSSVDEKIKNNILNFYKNRITKIDEYQNLNTRNKRYGLFLCIANICNAKCIYCFANHGDYGKEKGIMPSEIAYKAIDKFMEMIPKDAEAYIIFFGGEPLLAFKEIINTVEYTNKKYLGEKSYQFHIVTNGTLLSREKIDFFYEHNFGVAVSIDGGRNIQNFQRPLINQKNSYDLIVKNLDYLLRKVKKVHARGTYFDFDISLVKIYDDLLKLGFREVNVPPDILNPNIKNTYPKLLSQLENLYEYIVEYIKVHDDFPFGLFTDHIRRIFMPKIRNAFSCGLGETTYSIDIKGDIYPCHRYSSEIEYKMGNINSGIKKINLNFSFKKCEKCWNRYTCSHGCSYNDLKLTGSSDDKNIYWCIYSQKMTELSLRLIPKLKEKHLKKILGIS
- a CDS encoding ATP-binding cassette domain-containing protein — its product is MGKIKIVFKFVSSRFGKKIKKSVLFIMLISIIVNILTIILPLLQKNIIDAIINNNIENGLIFVFLISGLTISIIYVIESLLLENLFRNLKGRIQYELLTSITRQDNKIIDQRGPGAYMTGLFGNSEQISMLLKKNYFSMIIGVMVSLVALTISAKWTLIFPTLVIVSYILIFAIIKITNKIHINNFTKARELVFETNPKMLEFIENRRSISGYGNILKLENKIYELFKKRDNYFKKASYASIFGNSAISAIKNIVLTLFFIFAMFQIQKGKLELSAFIAILSYFPIVFKPIDSIQEIYSNINKFEMFYKRIEDNLLKKPKLYLPQNNTIKINNCSFSYSNTEIIENLNLEVNKKIGLVGLSGEGKSTILKMIFGEISPLKGYVELGNIDVRKIHKPFIYSSIKYYSQEMEIFDEDLNFNVTLGKIGLSENDYRKKLKNYKNQLFKFMEEIKKMKEPLNIKTLNNKYIEMIYEIYNINDCYTEKEKILYDITEKIKNNKINISFIAEVLFSRNYYIKEKYENIILKLELEKLENRKLGQRGKKISGGEKNRVCMARFLLPEHNGPFIIDEPFTSLDAISEGKNLKILKKYIENKSGIIISHKINVIKELADEIIVIDKGKIIEKGKHNELIKNQKLYSKIYKNFAKMKNV